One part of the Methylobacterium mesophilicum SR1.6/6 genome encodes these proteins:
- a CDS encoding YoaK family protein has protein sequence MSRNWQLGIGLLLTGLAGYVDALGFVRLGGLYTSFMSGNTTQLAVFGAGAELHRMILPATLLLAFLTGSVLGSGLAILVPPRWTTPVVLAYESLLILGGLGLGLQSPELGLAAFFVALAMGSQNAVLAQVKGFRAGTTFVTGALFSLGQKIAQALTRTGDPMGWVGDGLVWLSLLFGAYLGAHAYGLFALYALIAPAAISGGLALITAILVLRAGTSAAKVPPQ, from the coding sequence GTGAGCCGGAACTGGCAGCTCGGCATCGGCCTGCTCCTCACCGGGCTCGCCGGCTACGTGGATGCCCTGGGCTTCGTGCGCCTGGGCGGCCTCTACACATCGTTCATGAGCGGCAACACCACGCAGCTCGCGGTCTTCGGCGCCGGTGCCGAGCTGCACCGGATGATCCTGCCCGCGACCCTGCTGCTGGCCTTCCTGACCGGCTCGGTGCTCGGCAGCGGCCTCGCCATTTTAGTGCCGCCCCGTTGGACGACGCCGGTGGTCCTGGCCTACGAATCGCTGCTGATCCTCGGCGGCCTCGGTCTCGGCCTCCAATCGCCGGAACTCGGCCTCGCGGCCTTCTTCGTCGCCTTGGCGATGGGCTCGCAGAACGCGGTTCTGGCGCAGGTGAAGGGCTTCCGCGCCGGTACGACCTTCGTCACCGGGGCTTTGTTCAGCCTGGGACAGAAGATCGCCCAGGCCCTCACACGGACAGGCGACCCGATGGGCTGGGTCGGCGACGGGCTAGTCTGGCTGTCGCTGCTGTTCGGCGCCTATCTCGGCGCGCACGCCTACGGCTTGTTCGCCCTGTACGCGCTGATCGCGCCGGCGGCGATCTCCGGCGGGCTCGCGCTGATTACCGCAATCCTGGTCTTGCGCGCCGGCACGTCGGCCGCGAAGGTCCCCCCGCAATGA
- the rsfS gene encoding ribosome silencing factor: MTSPAAPRGTRTLPETIQTETIRTPVQAPDTSGQARSDDLKALALGCLDEMKAEETIAIDLAGKTSLADTMIITSGRSQRHVGSIADKVIQEMKNRGFGNARVEGLPACDWVLIDAGDVLVHIFRPEVRGFYNLEKMWGADRPVGLAAG; this comes from the coding sequence GTGACGTCGCCTGCGGCACCACGAGGAACCAGGACTCTGCCCGAGACCATTCAAACGGAGACGATCCGCACCCCCGTCCAGGCCCCGGATACCTCCGGCCAGGCGCGCTCGGACGACCTGAAGGCCCTGGCCCTCGGATGCCTCGACGAGATGAAGGCCGAGGAGACGATCGCCATCGACCTCGCCGGTAAGACCTCGCTCGCCGACACGATGATCATCACGTCCGGCCGGTCGCAGCGCCATGTCGGCTCGATCGCCGACAAGGTGATCCAGGAAATGAAGAATCGCGGCTTCGGCAATGCTCGGGTCGAAGGCTTGCCTGCCTGCGACTGGGTGCTGATCGACGCGGGCGACGTGCTCGTTCACATCTTCCGCCCCGAGGTTCGCGGCTTCTACAATCTGGAGAAGATGTGGGGCGCTGATCGTCCGGTCGGGCTCGCCGCCGGCTAG
- a CDS encoding S41 family peptidase, whose amino-acid sequence MRKTSLIMLGAFLGAGTSMVATQTDFLSGPRAVAASAETYRQLSLFGDVFEKVRTDYVEKPDESKMIEAAVNGMLTSLDPHSSYMDAKAFRDMQTTTRGEFGGLGIEVTMEDGLIKVVTPIDDTPAAKAGLLANDIITQIDDDQVQGLTLNQAVDKMRGPVNSNVKLKISRKESKDPIDVTLTRDVIKIKPVRSKVEGGDVAYIRLTQFNEQTFDGMRAAIDKLTGEIGADKIKGYVIDLRNNPGGLLDQAVMVSDAFLDRGEIVSTRGRNPDETQRFSAKSGDLTKGKPVVVLVNGGSASASEIVAGALQDHKRATIMGTRSFGKGSVQSIIPLGGSGALRLTTARYYTPSGRSIQAKGIEPDVEVTQDVPDELKGKDETKGEAGLKGHLKQKDTDERGGSSAYVPPDPAKDKQLISAVDFLHGIQKGAANGTPAAQQKPSLPN is encoded by the coding sequence ATGCGCAAGACATCCCTGATCATGCTGGGCGCCTTCCTGGGTGCCGGCACCTCCATGGTAGCCACGCAGACCGATTTCCTGTCGGGTCCGCGCGCCGTGGCCGCCTCGGCCGAGACCTATCGCCAGCTCAGCCTGTTCGGCGACGTCTTCGAGAAGGTCCGCACCGACTACGTCGAGAAGCCGGACGAGTCGAAGATGATCGAGGCGGCCGTCAACGGCATGCTGACCTCGCTCGATCCGCATTCGAGCTACATGGACGCCAAGGCGTTCCGCGACATGCAGACCACCACCCGCGGCGAGTTCGGCGGGCTCGGCATCGAGGTCACCATGGAGGACGGCCTGATCAAGGTCGTCACGCCGATCGACGACACCCCGGCCGCCAAGGCGGGGCTGCTCGCCAACGACATCATCACGCAGATCGACGACGATCAGGTTCAGGGCCTCACCCTGAACCAGGCGGTCGACAAGATGCGCGGCCCTGTGAACTCGAACGTGAAGCTCAAGATCAGCCGCAAGGAGTCGAAGGATCCGATCGACGTCACGCTCACGCGGGACGTGATCAAGATCAAGCCGGTCCGCTCGAAGGTCGAGGGCGGCGACGTCGCCTACATCCGCCTGACCCAGTTCAACGAGCAGACCTTCGACGGCATGCGGGCGGCGATCGACAAGCTGACCGGCGAGATCGGTGCCGACAAGATCAAGGGCTACGTCATCGACCTGCGCAACAACCCGGGCGGCCTGCTCGACCAGGCCGTGATGGTGTCGGACGCGTTCCTGGACCGCGGTGAGATCGTCTCGACCCGCGGCCGCAACCCGGACGAGACGCAGCGTTTCTCGGCGAAGTCGGGGGACCTTACCAAGGGCAAGCCGGTGGTTGTGCTGGTCAACGGCGGCTCCGCCTCGGCCTCCGAGATCGTCGCCGGCGCCTTGCAGGATCACAAGCGCGCGACGATCATGGGGACCCGCTCCTTCGGCAAGGGGTCGGTTCAGTCGATCATCCCGCTCGGCGGCTCCGGCGCGCTGCGGCTGACCACGGCGCGGTACTACACGCCGTCGGGACGCTCGATCCAGGCGAAGGGTATCGAGCCGGATGTCGAGGTCACGCAGGACGTGCCCGACGAGTTGAAGGGCAAGGACGAGACCAAGGGTGAGGCCGGACTGAAGGGCCACCTGAAGCAGAAGGACACCGACGAGCGCGGCGGCTCCTCCGCCTACGTGCCGCCGGATCCGGCGAAGGACAAGCAGCTCATCTCGGCCGTGGACTTCCTGCACGGCATCCAGAAGGGCGCGGCCAACGGGACCCCCGCGGCACAGCAGAAGCCCAGCCTGCCGAACTGA
- a CDS encoding response regulator, with amino-acid sequence MVPFAAAFVCPSMPVLDPAGATILVVEDEPTVCELAAEVLLDEGYRVLTAADAWQAEAILAGESVDMLFTDIDLARNTNGLALARWARRHWPDLAVVYTSGGRACLPADEAVSGSVFVPKPYRPGQLVALTRDVLHAALLQHA; translated from the coding sequence ATGGTTCCGTTCGCCGCCGCTTTCGTCTGCCCGTCCATGCCCGTCTTGGACCCGGCCGGCGCCACGATCCTCGTGGTCGAGGACGAGCCGACCGTGTGCGAGCTGGCCGCCGAGGTGCTGCTCGACGAGGGTTATCGGGTGCTCACCGCCGCGGATGCGTGGCAGGCCGAAGCCATCCTGGCCGGCGAGAGCGTGGACATGCTCTTCACCGATATCGATCTCGCCCGCAACACGAACGGCTTGGCGCTCGCGCGGTGGGCGCGGCGGCACTGGCCGGACCTCGCGGTGGTCTACACCTCCGGCGGGCGCGCCTGCCTGCCGGCCGACGAGGCCGTTTCGGGTTCGGTCTTCGTGCCGAAACCGTATCGGCCCGGCCAGCTCGTGGCCCTCACCCGCGACGTCCTGCACGCCGCGCTCCTCCAACACGCCTGA
- a CDS encoding RNA pyrophosphohydrolase has translation MVAEMTTDSDPGSALPYRPCVGVALISRSGGVFVGRRSKDAGPEHVAGPHMWQMPQGGIDPGEDPESAARRELYEETNVPPDALKLLAEIPDWLAYDLPPDVMKQAWKGRYRGQAQKWFAYGFLGGEALIDVLQPGGGAHKPEFDAWRWARFSELPDLIVPFKRPVYESVVAAFSDLAHWSGEP, from the coding sequence ATGGTCGCCGAGATGACGACGGATTCGGACCCGGGCAGCGCCCTGCCCTACCGCCCCTGCGTGGGCGTCGCGCTGATCTCCCGATCGGGTGGCGTCTTCGTCGGGCGTCGGAGCAAGGATGCTGGTCCCGAGCACGTCGCCGGTCCGCACATGTGGCAGATGCCGCAGGGGGGCATCGACCCTGGCGAGGACCCGGAGTCGGCGGCCCGCCGCGAACTCTACGAAGAGACCAACGTCCCGCCGGACGCGCTCAAGCTGCTGGCCGAAATCCCGGATTGGCTCGCCTACGATCTGCCGCCCGACGTCATGAAGCAGGCTTGGAAGGGCCGCTACCGCGGCCAAGCCCAGAAATGGTTCGCTTACGGCTTCCTTGGCGGCGAGGCGCTGATCGACGTCCTCCAGCCGGGCGGCGGCGCCCACAAGCCCGAGTTCGACGCGTGGCGTTGGGCGCGGTTCTCGGAACTGCCCGACCTGATCGTACCCTTCAAGCGCCCGGTCTACGAGAGCGTGGTGGCGGCGTTCTCAGATCTGGCGCATTGGTCGGGCGAGCCATGA
- a CDS encoding murein hydrolase activator EnvC family protein, with protein sequence MSTVERLRAVAFRGPQHRLRAVVLLALAVAATPVRSEMPADADSAQRAAEERDRRAENLKRVQEALAASAGQRAQAEAEIATIGTDRAKLDAALLDAGRQAQATEERLSRLEERLKAMGESEAAIRRSLQARRGIVAEILAALQRMGRRPPPAVLVSPEDVLAAIRTSMLLGAVVPELRGEVDTLAADLAEMIRLRGLIAQDKEGLASDLAGWAREQQRLQALVAARRARQAEIESGLSTERRRAAELGAQAKTLKDLMDRTEAEAAAARKTAEEAKAAAEREVKVTQERFAAAGFRDPARLAPKVHFADVRGEVPRPVSGRLTRGFNQPDGNGGTTRGVSFTTRPKATVSAPADGWVQFAGPFRSYGQLLIINAGDGYYLLLAGMDQISVEVGQFVLAGEPVGSMGDKGAGPPGSDGDPTLYVEFKKDGGSIDPEPWWAKSPNNTVLGEKVRG encoded by the coding sequence ATGTCGACCGTGGAAAGACTGCGGGCGGTTGCCTTCCGTGGTCCTCAGCACCGGCTGCGCGCCGTCGTCCTGCTGGCCCTCGCCGTTGCTGCGACGCCGGTGCGTTCCGAGATGCCCGCCGACGCGGATTCGGCTCAGCGCGCCGCCGAGGAGCGCGATCGCCGCGCCGAAAATCTCAAGCGCGTGCAGGAGGCGCTCGCCGCCAGCGCCGGCCAGCGGGCCCAGGCCGAGGCCGAGATTGCCACGATCGGGACCGACAGGGCCAAGCTGGATGCCGCGCTCCTCGATGCGGGTCGCCAAGCGCAGGCGACCGAGGAGCGTCTGAGCCGCCTGGAAGAGCGCTTGAAGGCGATGGGCGAGAGTGAGGCCGCGATCCGGCGCTCGCTCCAGGCCCGCCGCGGCATCGTCGCGGAGATCCTGGCGGCGCTTCAGCGGATGGGGCGCCGGCCGCCGCCCGCGGTTCTCGTGAGCCCCGAGGACGTCCTCGCGGCCATACGCACCTCGATGCTGCTCGGCGCCGTCGTGCCGGAGTTGCGAGGCGAGGTCGACACCCTCGCGGCCGATCTCGCGGAGATGATCCGCCTGCGCGGCCTGATCGCGCAGGACAAGGAAGGTCTGGCCTCCGATCTCGCCGGCTGGGCGCGCGAGCAGCAGCGCCTGCAGGCGCTGGTCGCGGCCCGCCGCGCCCGGCAGGCCGAGATCGAGAGCGGCTTGTCCACCGAGCGTCGGCGGGCCGCGGAGCTCGGGGCTCAGGCCAAGACCCTCAAGGATTTGATGGACCGGACCGAGGCCGAAGCGGCCGCCGCCAGGAAGACCGCCGAGGAGGCGAAGGCTGCGGCCGAACGAGAGGTCAAGGTCACGCAGGAACGATTTGCCGCGGCCGGGTTCCGTGATCCGGCACGCCTGGCCCCGAAGGTGCATTTCGCCGACGTGCGGGGCGAAGTGCCGCGGCCCGTCAGTGGACGGCTCACACGCGGCTTCAACCAGCCCGACGGCAACGGCGGGACCACGCGGGGCGTGTCCTTCACGACGCGCCCGAAGGCGACGGTCTCTGCCCCGGCGGACGGGTGGGTGCAGTTCGCGGGGCCCTTTCGGTCGTACGGGCAACTCTTGATCATCAACGCGGGCGACGGCTACTATCTCCTGCTCGCGGGGATGGATCAGATCAGCGTCGAGGTCGGGCAGTTCGTGCTCGCGGGCGAACCGGTCGGCAGCATGGGCGACAAGGGTGCTGGGCCACCCGGGTCCGACGGCGATCCGACCTTGTACGTCGAGTTCAAGAAGGACGGCGGCTCCATCGATCCGGAGCCGTGGTGGGCGAAGAGCCCGAACAATACGGTACTTGGCGAGAAGGTTCGCGGCTGA
- the rlmH gene encoding 23S rRNA (pseudouridine(1915)-N(3))-methyltransferase RlmH has product MRLIFAAVGRLKAGPERELASRYRDRAAQLGRGLGFPACDSLEIPESRARRATDRCAEEAAALLTHLPPGGVLLAYDERGRADVTSEALADRVAAWRDVARPALVVAIGGPDGLDASIRTKAELILSFGAATLPHGLVRVLALEQIYRSLTLLAGHPYHRGEAG; this is encoded by the coding sequence TTGCGTCTGATCTTCGCGGCGGTCGGCCGGCTCAAGGCCGGTCCGGAGCGGGAACTCGCGTCACGATATCGCGACCGCGCGGCCCAGTTGGGGCGTGGACTGGGCTTTCCCGCCTGTGACAGCCTCGAGATCCCGGAATCGCGGGCCCGGCGCGCCACCGACCGCTGTGCCGAAGAGGCGGCCGCGCTCTTGACCCATCTGCCCCCTGGGGGGGTCCTACTCGCCTACGACGAACGCGGGCGGGCCGATGTCACCAGCGAGGCCCTAGCGGACCGCGTCGCCGCGTGGCGCGACGTCGCGCGCCCTGCCCTCGTCGTGGCTATCGGGGGCCCGGATGGTCTGGACGCCTCAATTCGGACGAAGGCGGAGCTGATCCTGTCTTTCGGGGCTGCCACCCTGCCCCACGGACTTGTGCGCGTGCTCGCCCTCGAACAGATTTATCGGAGCCTGACCCTCTTGGCGGGTCACCCCTATCATCGCGGCGAGGCGGGCTGA
- a CDS encoding divergent polysaccharide deacetylase family protein has product MTESTDDMLTRPLGVPEAAAPEQPSGRLGRAVAFARRPRVTGGAIAIALAATVGLVLALGDPRGGDPRAEASITIREPAGRPAPAAASPPVTEPQVATTAPTPTSLQRSAEEIETASGVTVVRPAGSGPSDAVVIRVPPPSAPRLAPAPDPRITETGRHGVMPKLGEGRARALDVYARAEEAGTGPRIAIVVTGLGVGQAATAGATARLPAAVSLAFVPYGGEAARAAARARDAGHEVFLQLPMEPFDYPDSDPGPQALLTALKGPENADRLAWALARFPGYVGVANFMGSKLMADPAFEPILREIGGRGLGFLDDGTGAKPATAPANKARTPIARAEIVLDATPRADAIDAALAQAEARAKANGFVLVSAGGAALSVDRIARWAKDLDARGLRLVPASVALRGARDKRVSTAD; this is encoded by the coding sequence TTGACCGAGTCCACCGACGATATGCTCACGCGACCCCTCGGGGTACCGGAGGCGGCAGCGCCGGAGCAGCCCAGCGGCAGGCTCGGACGCGCCGTCGCGTTCGCACGTCGGCCGAGGGTCACGGGCGGCGCGATCGCGATCGCCCTCGCGGCCACAGTCGGGCTGGTGCTGGCGCTCGGCGATCCCCGGGGCGGTGACCCCCGCGCCGAAGCCAGCATCACGATCCGTGAGCCGGCCGGCCGGCCCGCACCGGCCGCCGCCTCGCCGCCCGTCACCGAGCCGCAGGTCGCCACGACGGCCCCGACCCCGACGTCGCTCCAGCGCAGCGCGGAGGAGATCGAGACGGCCTCCGGCGTGACCGTCGTGCGGCCCGCCGGGTCCGGCCCGTCGGACGCTGTGGTGATTCGCGTGCCGCCGCCGAGTGCGCCGCGCCTCGCTCCGGCGCCGGATCCGCGGATCACCGAGACGGGACGCCACGGTGTGATGCCGAAGCTCGGCGAGGGTCGGGCGCGCGCCCTGGACGTATATGCCCGGGCTGAGGAGGCGGGAACGGGACCACGTATCGCCATCGTGGTGACCGGACTCGGTGTCGGCCAGGCCGCCACGGCCGGCGCCACCGCGCGCCTGCCGGCGGCCGTCAGTCTCGCCTTTGTGCCCTACGGCGGCGAGGCCGCACGCGCGGCCGCCCGGGCGCGCGACGCCGGACACGAGGTCTTTCTTCAACTGCCCATGGAGCCGTTCGACTATCCTGACAGCGATCCGGGGCCGCAAGCCCTGCTCACGGCGCTGAAGGGGCCGGAGAACGCTGACCGGCTCGCCTGGGCGCTCGCCCGTTTCCCGGGCTATGTCGGCGTCGCGAACTTCATGGGCTCCAAGTTGATGGCGGATCCGGCGTTCGAGCCGATCCTGCGGGAGATCGGAGGTCGCGGCCTCGGCTTCCTCGACGATGGGACGGGCGCGAAGCCCGCGACCGCCCCCGCCAACAAGGCCCGCACGCCGATCGCCCGCGCCGAGATCGTCCTCGACGCCACGCCGCGCGCCGACGCCATCGACGCCGCCCTCGCCCAGGCCGAGGCGCGCGCCAAGGCCAACGGCTTCGTTCTCGTCTCCGCCGGAGGCGCGGCGCTCAGCGTCGATCGAATCGCCCGCTGGGCTAAGGATCTCGACGCTCGCGGGCTCCGACTCGTGCCGGCCAGCGTCGCCCTGCGCGGCGCACGCGACAAGCGTGTCTCCACGGCGGATTGA
- a CDS encoding nicotinate-nucleotide adenylyltransferase: MRLTLPPSAPGMRIGLYGGSFNPAHLGHRHVTLMAMRRLGLDRVWWLVSPGNPLKSRKALPPVTVRCAQARSVARHPRIAVTGIEAALNVRFTVQTLRFLKRHRPGVHFVWIMGADSLATFHRWKGFAEIARLMPMAVIDRPGSTMTPLSARAARRLAGARLPEEAAATLATRAPPAWVFLHGPRSTLSSTAIREAVRGRTAHSGSPRLQSTADTANFRRSRGA; this comes from the coding sequence GTGCGGCTGACCCTGCCGCCGAGCGCCCCCGGCATGCGGATCGGCCTCTACGGCGGATCCTTCAATCCCGCTCATCTGGGCCATCGCCATGTCACCCTCATGGCGATGCGGCGACTCGGGCTGGACCGGGTCTGGTGGCTCGTCAGCCCGGGCAACCCTCTCAAGAGCCGAAAGGCGCTCCCTCCCGTCACCGTGCGCTGCGCGCAGGCCCGGTCGGTCGCGCGACATCCGCGCATCGCGGTGACCGGCATCGAGGCGGCGCTCAACGTGCGCTTCACGGTCCAGACCCTGCGGTTCCTGAAGCGCCATCGGCCCGGCGTCCACTTCGTCTGGATCATGGGCGCCGACTCGCTGGCGACGTTCCACCGCTGGAAGGGCTTCGCCGAGATCGCCCGGCTGATGCCCATGGCGGTCATCGATCGTCCGGGCTCGACCATGACCCCGCTGAGCGCCCGGGCGGCGCGCCGGCTGGCTGGCGCGCGCCTGCCTGAAGAAGCTGCGGCGACGCTCGCGACGCGCGCTCCCCCGGCCTGGGTCTTCCTGCACGGTCCCCGCTCCACGCTGTCATCGACGGCGATCCGCGAGGCCGTTCGGGGACGCACTGCGCATTCGGGGTCGCCACGGTTGCAATCGACGGCCGATACCGCCAATTTCAGACGATCCCGCGGGGCGTGA
- a CDS encoding DUF2939 domain-containing protein: MRWLAIPLCLALAWLAYTLSPLWSLYDLAQAVRRHDTAYVETHVNFRTLRLSLVRQITAAMRTAAETDTDLEPRDRQRLNDAAYGLALALSETMVTPDTVIDLLANGWPDKLDVERPAGARPQGLAIRNVDRLLPFYAALEMRGFRAVVIPIPPDAPRAERTRIRLRLRGLSWRLVDIEMADTLRQQIATKLSRALARAKIGASAGEER; encoded by the coding sequence GTGCGTTGGCTCGCGATCCCGCTCTGCCTCGCCCTGGCTTGGCTGGCATACACTCTGAGCCCGCTGTGGTCGCTCTACGATCTCGCGCAGGCGGTGCGGCGGCACGACACCGCCTATGTCGAGACGCACGTGAATTTCCGGACGCTGCGGTTGTCCCTTGTCCGGCAGATCACCGCGGCGATGCGCACCGCTGCCGAGACGGATACCGACCTGGAGCCGCGTGACCGCCAGCGCCTGAACGATGCCGCCTACGGCCTCGCCCTCGCCCTGTCCGAGACGATGGTGACGCCCGACACGGTCATCGACCTGCTCGCCAACGGCTGGCCCGACAAGCTCGACGTCGAGCGGCCTGCCGGAGCGCGGCCGCAAGGCTTGGCCATCCGCAACGTCGACCGTCTCCTGCCCTTCTACGCAGCCCTTGAGATGCGGGGCTTCCGCGCGGTCGTCATCCCGATCCCACCGGACGCGCCGCGCGCGGAGCGCACGCGGATTCGGCTGCGCTTGCGCGGCCTGAGCTGGCGGCTGGTCGACATCGAGATGGCCGACACTCTGCGCCAGCAGATCGCCACCAAACTGAGCCGCGCGCTGGCGCGCGCCAAGATCGGCGCCAGCGCGGGCGAGGAGCGCTAG